The segment TCCTGTTGATAAGAAAGCCATTCCTTGGTCACATCCTTACAGATTTGGATTTCATTCCAGTATGCGTTGGGGTCCATGCTAAATGTGCATGTACTATGGACACCCCCGGTCAGCAGCATACTTAATGATTAATATAGTAGTATTCAAGCATACAGGTTTGGTGTGGACTTAGTGGATGGCTCCGCTATAATGGGCTTCTCCCTCCACCGAATCTCCTCTGCTCTGTGAATACCAATATATGCCCCAGGTCCGGAATGTGTACATTGTTCATGAACCTTAACCGCCAGCAACAAGAGATTCTTCTGCAATGCTGGTCAAGTATTGCCCGTATGCCAGCTTGTGCAGCGGCCGGGCCAGCTCCAGGAGCTGCTCTCTGGTGATATATCCTTTATTGAAGGCGATCTCTTCGATACAGGCCACGTACAGTCCTTGCCGCTTCTGGACGGTCTCCACCAGATTGGCTGCCTCCAGAAGCGAATCCGGCGTCCCGGTGTCGAGCCAGGCCATTCCCCTGCCGAACAGCTCCACGTTCAGTTGTCCTCTGTTTAAATACTCCAGGTTAACCTCCGTAATCTCGATCTCACCACGCCGCGAAGGCTTAATGTGCCTAGCGATCTCTACCACCTGCCGGTCATAGAAATATAGACCCGGCACGGCATAATGGGAGCGGGGATACAAGGGCTTCTCCTCCAGGGTAACCACTCTGCCTGTGCTGTCAAATTCCACAACGCCATAAGCGGAAGGATCTTGTACCCGGCAGCCGAAGATGGTAGCCCCTTCCTGCCTCAGACCGGCTCTCTCCAGAATGGAGCTGAAGCTCTGTCCATAGAAGATGTTGTCGCCCAGAATCATGCACACATGATCTGTACCAATGAATTCCTCCCCGATCAGAAAGGCCTCGGCAAGTCCGCGCGGCTGCTCCTGCACCGCATATTGACAGGACAATCCGAGCTGTTCGCCGTTGCCCAAAAGATCCTGAAATAGCCGGATGTCTCTTCCGGTAGAGATAATCAGGATCTCCCGGATGCCTGCCAGCATCAGCACAGACAACGGATAATAGATCATCGGCTTGTCATATACCGGCTGCTTGGAGACCGACTTCGTCAACGGATGCAGCCTCGTCCCCGAGCCACCCGCCAGAATGATGCCTTTCATCAGACCACGCTCCCAATTCTTATCATTTCTACCCTTGTCCACTTGATATAGAGTTGAAGATCAACGCCCTGCCTCCTGGAACCGCAAGGGTTGATCTTCATTAGCATTATTGAATCACTGTGCTGCACTTCTATTTGCTCTGTGTCTTGTATTTTCCGCTAGAGAAACTGTAATATAGCGGCAGAAGAGCAGGATCCATGTTTGGATTATAATTAATGGTCCGGATCGAGAAATCCGCCATGCTAATAATATAAATGTTCTCCCAACCGGTATTAACTAGATATTGGCTGTCGCCAGTGAAATTTAGTGCGCCCAGTTTGAAGATATCTGTCATTGGAATAGTGTGTGTCGTCTGATTGCTGGTTGATATCAGCTTAAGCTCCTGGGTTCCCTGTACACACACCCATCGTTCATCCGGTGACAGAATGATCGTATACTGATTGCTAGGCCCACGCCAGTTGTTTAATAAGTTACCATTAATATCGATACGGCTAACATTCAATGGGTTGTGGTTGTCAGGAGTTTCACCATTGTCCATGATATAGGATTCGCCGGAGTTTAACTCCCTAATCCCCCATGTGCTGTTATGGCCAGTCGAAGGCCTTGAGCCAGTGTTACTGAAATTCCCAATCTCTGCGTAGACGTAGAAAGTGTTCTTCATGGACGGGGTCAGCCGCACTTCCATACTGTCAGGCGTAACCACGAGCGGATTGGAGTAAGCCGTTCTTTCCAATGCGACCGGATAAGCTCCGAAGATATTCTCGGTAAGCATTCCTGTAGCAATCTCATACGCATGAACTGCCGGATTATATTGACCCCCAACGAGTAAGAAAAAAGCATAACGGCTGTCAGGGGAAACCGCTGAGTATTGTACAACGGATGTCGTGGTGAAGGTATCAATAATACTTCCATTGGCCAGATCAAAGACAATCGTCTGCACATTTCTGGTCGATATAAAAAGATGGCGCTGATCAGGTGCCAATAGCAGATCAAATACTTGCGTATCCGGGTTTAAATCCACTGTCCAATCAACGGCACGGGATTGAATATTGAACCGGTACAATTTATCTATGACCGCATAGTAAATGTACTTGCCGTCTACTGAGGCTGCATAAGCTACTTGCCCTAAGAGCAAGTTGATACTAGGATCTACAGGGATTAATTGTATGGTAGCCGACCGGGCATCCAAGATTGCAACCCCACCATCCTGCAGAAAATAAGCCGTTGCCTCGCTGACAACATAAGGTGTCCCGCTGCCCATTACCTCTGCCGCCAGATACCGGTTCTCCATAATCAGAGAGAGCGTACTCGGAATATTCAAGTCAATTTGCACTTGAACGGAGTAGACTCCCGGTCCGGCTTCTGGGATTTGCGTCAGGCTGAACGGGAATTGCACACTGGCTCTTTTGCCGGGATCAGCTTCACCGTTGCCATAGCCTTGGACGATGGACCGGAACTCAAACCTGCGGATCACTGTATTATTATAGAGAATATAAATTGAAAGAGGAATTCGGACAGCTTCTGCCAGCGGAAGATAAGAGACACGGAGATCCCCTTGTAGTTGTACGCGTTGTCCGGCCTTCGTCTGCAATGTATCCAGGGTGAGAACCGTTTGTAGCTCAGAGGTCAATACCTGTGAATCCGCACGATATTGATATAAGGGAGAGGGCACGGATTCGCCTGTCGCTCCGGTTGCACCGGCAGAACCTGCTGGTCCTGTTGGGCCTTTGCTGCCAGTACCTGTCGGTCCCGGTGCGCCCAGCAGACCTTCCTCCCCTTGTGAGCCTTGCGGTCCTTTGACACTATAGCCTGTAGTCCCTGTTACGGCTATTCCGGTTGCACCGGTAGGACCAATTCCTGTCATCCCTGTCATCCCGGTCAGACCAGTCGGACCGTAACCTGCTGTGCCTGTGAAGCT is part of the Paenibacillus sp. FSL M7-0420 genome and harbors:
- the rfbA gene encoding glucose-1-phosphate thymidylyltransferase RfbA produces the protein MKGIILAGGSGTRLHPLTKSVSKQPVYDKPMIYYPLSVLMLAGIREILIISTGRDIRLFQDLLGNGEQLGLSCQYAVQEQPRGLAEAFLIGEEFIGTDHVCMILGDNIFYGQSFSSILERAGLRQEGATIFGCRVQDPSAYGVVEFDSTGRVVTLEEKPLYPRSHYAVPGLYFYDRQVVEIARHIKPSRRGEIEITEVNLEYLNRGQLNVELFGRGMAWLDTGTPDSLLEAANLVETVQKRQGLYVACIEEIAFNKGYITREQLLELARPLHKLAYGQYLTSIAEESLVAGG